From Rhodococcus sp. B7740, one genomic window encodes:
- a CDS encoding DUF6885 family protein yields MLRRFPGVGAIVSALDSALPQPDQLCGPFSASIASTAVVGDDAPDVTALAIASGSAIWPGETNAARPPGTPRITDGWDCLPRAASIDAAGTTATGLATGIETATGGRVVVVPIVGPGSDGLRLLLTRLADVQFRFGLVANVHTEDLTEFDWSVGHFVTVLGMDTVEDVVAIADTYRELGVAGMPAGCRTVPTDTLASAMSERGLLLLVDNDDRSAALDLTRSLDLRNDVWSV; encoded by the coding sequence ATGCTGCGACGGTTCCCCGGCGTCGGCGCAATCGTCTCTGCCCTCGACAGCGCTCTGCCACAACCGGATCAGCTCTGCGGACCGTTCTCGGCATCGATAGCGTCGACGGCCGTCGTGGGCGACGACGCACCGGACGTCACAGCACTCGCGATCGCATCGGGATCCGCGATCTGGCCGGGCGAGACCAATGCGGCCCGTCCGCCCGGAACGCCCCGGATCACCGACGGGTGGGATTGCCTACCGAGGGCCGCATCGATCGATGCGGCCGGGACCACAGCGACAGGTCTTGCGACGGGCATCGAGACGGCGACCGGAGGACGCGTCGTGGTGGTTCCGATCGTGGGGCCCGGTTCCGACGGGCTACGACTGCTCCTGACCCGCCTGGCCGACGTGCAGTTCCGGTTCGGCCTGGTTGCGAATGTGCACACCGAGGACCTGACCGAATTCGATTGGAGCGTAGGACATTTCGTGACCGTCCTGGGAATGGACACCGTCGAGGACGTGGTTGCGATTGCCGATACCTATCGAGAGCTCGGAGTCGCGGGCATGCCGGCCGGATGTCGAACCGTTCCCACCGACACTCTCGCGTCTGCGATGTCCGAACGTGGCCTGCTCCTTCTCGTCGACAACGACGACCGTTCTGCCGCACTGGATCTGACTCGGTCACTCGATCTACGAAACGACGTGTGGTCGGTCTGA
- the rpsH gene encoding 30S ribosomal protein S8, with product MTMTDPIADFLTRLRNANSAYHDEVKLPHSKLKANIAEILKREGYISDYRTEDAEVGKTLIVDLKYGPSRERSLAGVRRVSKPGLRVYAKSTNLPKVLGGLGVAIISTSTGLLTERQAAKQGVGGEVLAYVW from the coding sequence ATGACGATGACCGATCCAATTGCAGACTTCTTGACCCGTCTGCGCAACGCCAATTCGGCGTACCACGACGAGGTGAAGCTTCCCCACTCGAAGCTCAAGGCGAACATCGCCGAGATCCTCAAGCGCGAGGGCTACATCTCCGACTACCGCACGGAAGACGCCGAGGTGGGCAAGACCCTCATCGTCGATCTGAAGTACGGCCCGAGCCGTGAGCGCAGCCTCGCCGGCGTGCGACGCGTCTCCAAGCCCGGTCTCCGGGTATACGCAAAATCCACCAATCTGCCCAAGGTTCTCGGCGGCCTGGGCGTGGCGATCATCTCCACGTCCACAGGTCTGCTCACGGAGCGTCAGGCGGCCAAGCAGGGTGTGGGCGGAGAAGTCCTCGCCTACGTCTGGTAG
- the rpmC gene encoding 50S ribosomal protein L29, whose translation MATGTPAAELRELTGEELVTKLRESKEELFNLRFQMATGQLDNNRRLRTVRHEIARIYTVLRERELGLASGPSEDTAGDAA comes from the coding sequence ATGGCTACCGGAACCCCAGCCGCAGAGCTCCGCGAGCTCACCGGTGAAGAGCTGGTCACCAAGCTGCGTGAGTCGAAGGAAGAGCTGTTCAACCTTCGTTTCCAGATGGCTACCGGCCAGTTGGACAACAACCGTCGACTGCGCACCGTCCGTCACGAGATCGCGCGCATCTACACCGTCCTGCGCGAGCGTGAGCTCGGCTTGGCATCTGGTCCTTCCGAGGACACTGCAGGTGACGCGGCATGA
- a CDS encoding glutamine synthetase family protein, with protein MTDSKAVDIDHLTHTLRDRTIAGVTIGWVDNNGIVRSRTVPTAELTAVARRGVGVTAVFAVFDSHDGITFAHEGLSTPSGDVRLIPVIDNASSVVPLAGQPGLAWVHGRQLSADGSPWPYDQRAVLERQVQKASDAGFEVRAGFEIEFALTRESDGLSAHRGPAYSANALRDVDEFVVSLLHALSANGVSIGQIHAEYGMSQIEIALAPLDPLAAADAQVLARQTIHSAAKAHGLRASFAPLPSSSSAGNGWHLHTSLVRDGHNALTGDGEHGLSETGQSYIAGLVRELPGLTAVTAPSSGSLLRRRPGYWAGAFGFWGVENREAAVRLVPGSALLGPDHTNVELKACDASANPYLALAVTIAAGMSGVADSATLSPPVQEDVGGWDDARRDAAGISPLATTHDRQRENLLSSALVADVLGEDLLGAFVACRDADAAWAESHTEDELLESLRWIY; from the coding sequence ATGACGGACTCGAAGGCAGTCGATATCGATCACCTCACCCACACTCTGCGTGACCGCACCATCGCCGGGGTGACGATCGGGTGGGTCGACAACAACGGCATCGTCCGATCACGCACCGTGCCCACCGCAGAACTGACCGCCGTCGCACGTCGCGGCGTAGGAGTCACCGCGGTGTTCGCGGTGTTCGATTCGCACGACGGGATCACCTTCGCTCACGAGGGACTGTCGACGCCGTCCGGCGATGTTCGGTTGATTCCGGTGATCGACAACGCGTCGAGCGTGGTTCCACTTGCCGGCCAACCGGGGCTTGCCTGGGTACACGGCAGGCAGCTCTCCGCGGACGGCTCTCCCTGGCCCTACGACCAACGCGCTGTTCTCGAGCGGCAGGTGCAGAAGGCGTCCGATGCCGGTTTCGAGGTGCGGGCCGGATTCGAGATCGAGTTCGCCCTGACCCGGGAATCGGACGGACTGTCCGCCCATCGAGGACCTGCCTACTCCGCCAACGCGCTCCGCGATGTCGACGAATTCGTCGTATCGCTGCTGCACGCCCTGTCTGCGAACGGTGTGAGCATCGGTCAGATTCATGCCGAGTACGGCATGTCCCAGATCGAGATCGCGCTCGCGCCACTCGATCCCCTTGCTGCAGCCGATGCGCAAGTTCTCGCGCGGCAGACGATCCACTCTGCCGCCAAAGCTCACGGCCTGCGGGCGAGCTTCGCTCCCCTGCCCTCGTCCAGCAGTGCAGGCAACGGATGGCACCTGCACACGTCACTGGTTCGCGACGGGCACAACGCTCTCACCGGAGACGGAGAGCATGGATTGTCGGAGACCGGGCAGTCGTACATCGCGGGCCTGGTTCGAGAGCTGCCGGGACTCACTGCCGTCACCGCACCGAGTTCGGGATCCTTGCTCCGACGTCGACCCGGATACTGGGCCGGTGCCTTCGGGTTCTGGGGCGTCGAGAACCGCGAAGCGGCAGTACGGCTCGTACCCGGTTCTGCCCTCCTCGGTCCCGATCACACCAACGTCGAGTTGAAGGCGTGCGACGCTTCCGCCAACCCCTATCTGGCGCTTGCCGTCACCATCGCGGCCGGCATGTCGGGAGTGGCCGATTCGGCGACGTTGTCGCCACCGGTTCAGGAGGATGTGGGCGGCTGGGACGACGCCCGTCGCGACGCCGCCGGTATCTCCCCACTCGCGACGACCCATGACCGACAACGGGAGAACCTACTGTCGTCGGCGCTGGTCGCAGACGTGTTGGGCGAAGACCTTCTGGGCGCGTTCGTTGCCTGCCGGGACGCCGATGCAGCGTGGGCGGAGAGCCACACCGAGGACGAACTGCTCGAATCACTGCGCTGGATCTACTGA
- a CDS encoding type Z 30S ribosomal protein S14: MAKKALVNKANKKPKFAVRAYTRCNRCGRPHSVFRKFGLCRICVREMAHAGELPGVRKSSW, translated from the coding sequence ATGGCGAAGAAGGCATTGGTCAACAAGGCCAACAAGAAGCCGAAGTTCGCGGTGCGTGCATACACTCGCTGCAACCGCTGCGGCCGTCCCCATTCCGTGTTCCGCAAGTTCGGCCTCTGCCGTATCTGCGTGCGCGAGATGGCACACGCCGGAGAGCTTCCCGGAGTTCGCAAGAGCTCCTGGTGA
- a CDS encoding endonuclease domain-containing protein, translated as MTSERDDTAWWSSLPLDRVVRIHGVTERDLAESVNPLPVDAPAIVFFAIDPTTADRAVDLADAVVTELENAAVDSVPLWLTDFDHHSGSSSLDRRAARVAAARLGADTAHFGPYVGALANAAVAGSAPRRAAFTVETRAAGSTRILASARRRSLAALVLVVPAGTDAGVVGTAAEWLCTHAGAAVWVTGDGASNMDRFRSVAVHAPAVPAGVETVVDRFRPLSYPPIAGHPHPASDPEQRLYRALDVHDWAAGREHNRSIRLGELGRPFTVDVLWRTEKIVVEIDGNEHRAVDRFAEDRVRDNQLQTHGYMVLRFTNAQVIDDPQRAVATIREAVSRRRSKGDPR; from the coding sequence ATGACGTCGGAGCGCGACGACACCGCGTGGTGGTCGAGTCTGCCCCTGGACCGGGTCGTGCGCATCCACGGGGTCACCGAGCGTGATCTCGCCGAATCCGTGAACCCTCTACCGGTGGACGCACCTGCGATCGTGTTCTTCGCGATCGATCCCACGACGGCCGATCGTGCCGTCGATCTCGCCGATGCAGTGGTCACGGAACTCGAGAACGCCGCCGTCGATTCGGTTCCGCTGTGGCTCACCGACTTCGACCATCACTCCGGCTCGTCGTCGTTGGATCGACGCGCTGCTCGCGTCGCCGCCGCTCGGCTCGGTGCCGACACCGCACACTTCGGCCCCTACGTCGGGGCTCTGGCAAACGCAGCCGTCGCGGGGAGTGCGCCGCGTCGAGCCGCATTCACCGTCGAAACTCGCGCAGCAGGCTCGACCCGAATACTTGCCTCGGCTCGTCGAAGAAGCCTCGCTGCGCTCGTGTTGGTCGTGCCGGCCGGAACGGATGCCGGAGTCGTCGGGACAGCTGCGGAATGGCTGTGCACGCACGCCGGTGCAGCGGTGTGGGTGACGGGCGACGGGGCGTCGAACATGGACCGGTTCCGGTCCGTGGCGGTACACGCGCCCGCCGTGCCCGCTGGGGTCGAGACCGTGGTCGATCGGTTCCGACCCCTGAGCTATCCGCCGATCGCCGGACATCCGCACCCGGCCAGCGATCCGGAGCAGCGCTTGTATCGAGCGCTGGACGTGCACGACTGGGCTGCGGGGCGGGAGCACAATCGTTCGATCCGGCTCGGCGAGCTCGGCCGACCGTTCACGGTCGACGTACTGTGGCGCACCGAGAAGATCGTCGTGGAAATCGACGGCAACGAGCACCGCGCCGTCGACCGCTTCGCCGAGGACCGCGTGCGCGACAACCAACTGCAGACACACGGCTACATGGTGTTGCGCTTCACCAACGCTCAGGTGATCGACGATCCGCAACGTGCGGTAGCTACCATCCGCGAGGCAGTATCGAGAAGACGATCGAAGGGGGATCCTCGATGA
- the rplX gene encoding 50S ribosomal protein L24, with amino-acid sequence MKVHKGDTVLVIAGKDKGAKGKVIQAYPADSKVLVEGVNRIKKHTAVSANQRGASSGGIVTQEAPIHVSNVAVVDSDGNPTRVGYRTDEETGKRVRVSRKNGKDI; translated from the coding sequence ATGAAGGTGCACAAGGGCGACACCGTTCTCGTGATCGCAGGCAAGGACAAGGGTGCCAAGGGCAAGGTCATTCAGGCCTACCCCGCTGACTCCAAGGTTCTGGTCGAGGGTGTGAACCGCATCAAGAAGCACACTGCGGTCTCCGCCAACCAGCGCGGCGCATCCTCGGGTGGAATCGTCACCCAGGAAGCCCCGATCCACGTATCGAATGTCGCAGTGGTCGACTCGGACGGCAACCCCACTCGCGTGGGCTACCGGACCGATGAAGAAACCGGCAAGCGCGTTCGTGTTTCCCGGAAGAACGGGAAGGACATCTGA
- the rplF gene encoding 50S ribosomal protein L6, with the protein MSRIGKLPVPVPAGVDITIDGQNVAVKGPKGALSLTVAEPIQIARADDGTIAVTRPDDERKSRALHGLSRTLVANLITGVTNGYTNKMEIHGVGYRVVLKGKDLEFALGYSHPVLIEAPEGITFTVESPTRFTVVGIDKQKVGQISANIRRLRRPDPYKGKGIRYEGEVIRRKVGKTGK; encoded by the coding sequence ATGTCACGTATTGGAAAATTGCCGGTACCGGTCCCCGCTGGAGTCGATATCACCATCGACGGCCAGAACGTTGCGGTCAAGGGCCCCAAGGGTGCCCTGAGCCTGACGGTCGCCGAGCCCATCCAGATCGCTCGCGCCGACGACGGCACCATCGCCGTCACCCGGCCCGATGACGAGCGCAAGAGCCGTGCACTGCACGGACTGTCGCGCACTCTCGTCGCGAACCTCATCACCGGTGTCACCAACGGTTACACCAACAAGATGGAGATTCACGGCGTCGGTTACCGCGTCGTACTCAAGGGCAAGGACCTCGAGTTCGCACTCGGTTACAGCCATCCCGTGCTGATCGAAGCACCCGAGGGCATCACGTTCACGGTCGAGTCGCCCACGCGATTCACCGTTGTCGGCATCGACAAGCAGAAGGTCGGTCAGATCTCTGCCAACATTCGTCGTCTGCGGCGTCCGGACCCGTACAAGGGCAAGGGCATCCGCTACGAGGGTGAAGTGATCCGCCGCAAGGTCGGAAAGACGGGTAAGTGA
- a CDS encoding ATP-binding protein has translation MTDSEQIRALESVRLSWAPTPDDVWRSQSNVHVPGMHERVFLEVMNAYDDADASDDASPLGVVVRGPAGSGKTHLLGQVREEVQLKGGYFFLIRLLDAAGFWRSTLMGMLDDLMRPSGRGSDSQLGLLLRRLCEIGDIAEDQRAKIMGESMIDADTLNDFVTAVYKVHPRHRRTSQHTLRALVLSIAPDSAVQDLGDAYLQSIDDVDPDEFSAWGIRRAELGHQGIAENISRLLAITGPTILAIDQIDTLVAQSRTGSDQEFADAQEDKVVEQLAHGLMSLRETLPRTASVLSALSSAWELIAARGVAPMRDRFRVTQSLKPIPSSDIGRLLLGRRLAACFLEAGFTPPHPTWPVAPDAFEQAPDFTPRQLLIAVDRHIRHCLDTGVASELESFTDRSGPTDAPDLPTARVNELDALDDRYEQLRGQVDVSVPLRPDSEDSIVPALLSAGLTAWIHEHQSSDDSLAQDPPPSGKPALHARLRHTVDTDTDDEEHWCFRAVTSGNARAALARVERAVTTAGLRVDMPRRRLILIRNDPWPNGAKTEQTIAALHRAGGVVVPLGDEDRRALAALSILLAENSPALTSWLLARKPAHDVELFSAVLPAVSVVDDDTALIEPEATPSVPESSTSRKPSIVVGAEVSTGADVAIPLEALRKHTAIFAGSGSGKTVLIRRLVEECALQGVSAIVLDVNNDLARLGTAWPEDERTWPPGDEAKATAYLRDTDVVVWTPRKSAGRPLSFQPLPDFASVVGDADEFEASIESALASLEPAAGVLGTSQKAKHGRAVLKSALDQFGRRSRGGDLSDFIDLLEEFPEDASEMRDAVRIAAGLAENLKAAAANDPMFAGAGTPVDPAVLLTPAEGKKARVSVINLAGLTTDEQKQSFVNQLQMGLFAWIKKNPAGDRPLGGLFVMDEAQNFAPSDRSTAATHSTLALASQARKYGLGLVFATQSPKGLHNRIAGNASTQFYGLLNSPSQVDAAKEMARVKGGSVPDVGRLPAGQFYAAVEGAEFRRTATPLCLSYHPKSPPTEEEVIELARQP, from the coding sequence ATGACGGACAGCGAGCAGATCCGAGCTCTCGAATCGGTGCGGCTGAGTTGGGCACCGACACCCGACGACGTGTGGCGTTCTCAGTCGAACGTGCACGTACCGGGGATGCACGAACGCGTGTTCCTCGAGGTGATGAACGCGTACGACGACGCGGACGCCTCCGACGACGCGAGTCCGCTCGGCGTCGTCGTGCGCGGCCCGGCCGGTTCGGGCAAGACGCACCTGCTCGGCCAGGTGCGAGAAGAAGTACAGCTCAAGGGCGGGTACTTCTTCCTGATCAGGTTGCTCGACGCCGCCGGATTCTGGCGTTCGACGCTGATGGGGATGCTCGACGACCTGATGCGTCCGTCCGGCCGAGGATCGGACAGCCAGCTCGGGCTGTTGCTTCGACGGCTCTGCGAGATCGGCGACATCGCCGAGGATCAGCGCGCGAAGATCATGGGCGAGAGCATGATCGACGCGGATACGCTCAACGATTTCGTCACTGCGGTGTACAAGGTTCACCCGCGCCATCGACGGACGTCGCAGCACACGCTGCGCGCGCTGGTGCTGTCCATCGCCCCCGATTCGGCCGTTCAGGATCTGGGCGACGCCTACCTGCAGTCGATCGACGACGTCGATCCCGACGAGTTCTCGGCCTGGGGCATCCGCCGGGCCGAGCTCGGCCATCAGGGCATCGCCGAGAACATCTCGCGTCTGCTCGCCATCACCGGTCCGACCATCCTCGCGATCGATCAGATCGACACGCTCGTGGCGCAGTCTCGTACCGGATCGGATCAGGAGTTCGCCGACGCGCAGGAAGACAAGGTCGTCGAACAGCTCGCACACGGCTTGATGTCGCTGCGCGAGACCCTCCCCCGTACTGCCTCGGTGCTCTCCGCGCTGTCGAGCGCCTGGGAACTGATTGCCGCACGTGGAGTCGCGCCGATGCGTGACCGCTTCCGAGTCACCCAGTCGCTCAAGCCGATTCCCTCCTCGGACATCGGTCGCCTGCTACTCGGACGACGGCTGGCCGCGTGCTTCCTCGAGGCCGGGTTCACGCCACCGCACCCGACGTGGCCGGTCGCGCCCGACGCGTTCGAGCAGGCCCCGGATTTCACTCCGCGCCAGCTTCTCATCGCCGTCGATCGGCACATCAGGCACTGCCTCGACACCGGCGTCGCGTCGGAGTTGGAGAGCTTCACCGACAGATCCGGTCCTACCGATGCGCCCGACCTGCCCACGGCGCGGGTCAACGAACTCGATGCGCTCGACGATCGCTACGAGCAACTTCGTGGACAGGTCGACGTCTCCGTTCCGTTGCGACCCGACAGCGAGGACTCGATCGTTCCCGCACTGTTGTCCGCGGGTCTGACGGCGTGGATTCACGAGCATCAGTCGTCCGACGACAGCCTGGCCCAGGATCCGCCGCCGAGCGGCAAGCCGGCGCTGCACGCCCGCCTGCGTCACACCGTCGACACCGACACCGACGACGAAGAGCACTGGTGCTTCCGCGCCGTGACGTCCGGCAACGCGCGGGCCGCGTTGGCCCGAGTCGAGCGGGCCGTGACGACGGCGGGCCTGCGCGTCGACATGCCGAGGCGACGGCTGATCCTGATCAGGAACGACCCGTGGCCGAACGGCGCGAAAACCGAGCAGACGATCGCGGCCCTGCACCGCGCCGGTGGCGTCGTGGTGCCCCTCGGGGACGAGGACCGCAGGGCGCTGGCGGCATTGTCGATCCTGTTGGCCGAGAACTCCCCCGCGCTCACGTCCTGGTTGCTCGCACGCAAGCCGGCGCACGATGTCGAATTGTTCTCTGCGGTGCTGCCTGCAGTCAGTGTCGTGGACGACGACACCGCCCTCATCGAACCGGAAGCGACACCCTCCGTACCGGAGTCGTCGACGAGCCGGAAGCCGTCCATCGTCGTCGGTGCCGAGGTCAGCACCGGTGCCGATGTCGCCATTCCACTCGAGGCGCTGCGCAAGCACACGGCGATCTTCGCGGGATCCGGCTCGGGAAAGACCGTTCTGATTCGCCGGCTGGTGGAAGAATGTGCCCTACAAGGTGTTTCGGCGATCGTGCTGGACGTCAACAACGACCTGGCTCGGCTGGGCACCGCGTGGCCCGAGGACGAGAGGACGTGGCCACCGGGTGACGAGGCCAAGGCGACGGCGTACCTTCGCGACACCGACGTCGTGGTGTGGACCCCGCGCAAGTCGGCCGGCCGCCCGCTCAGCTTCCAGCCGCTACCCGACTTCGCCAGTGTCGTCGGCGACGCGGACGAGTTCGAGGCCTCCATCGAGTCCGCTTTGGCCTCGCTCGAACCGGCCGCGGGTGTACTCGGGACGTCACAGAAGGCCAAACATGGTCGGGCCGTGCTGAAATCGGCCCTCGACCAGTTCGGTCGTCGTTCGCGGGGCGGGGATCTGTCCGACTTCATCGACCTGTTGGAAGAATTCCCCGAGGACGCGAGCGAAATGCGCGATGCGGTACGCATCGCTGCCGGACTGGCCGAGAATCTCAAGGCCGCCGCCGCGAACGATCCGATGTTCGCAGGCGCGGGCACGCCGGTCGACCCAGCTGTGCTGCTGACGCCGGCCGAGGGCAAGAAGGCTCGGGTATCGGTGATCAATCTCGCGGGGCTGACCACCGACGAGCAGAAGCAGAGTTTCGTCAATCAACTCCAGATGGGGTTGTTCGCCTGGATCAAGAAGAATCCGGCGGGCGACCGGCCACTCGGGGGATTGTTCGTGATGGACGAGGCGCAGAATTTCGCACCCTCCGACCGGAGCACAGCGGCAACGCACAGCACCCTGGCCCTGGCGTCGCAGGCCAGAAAGTACGGACTGGGACTGGTGTTCGCCACGCAGTCCCCGAAAGGCCTGCACAATCGCATCGCGGGCAATGCGTCCACGCAGTTCTACGGTCTGCTCAACAGTCCATCGCAGGTCGACGCAGCCAAGGAGATGGCGCGGGTGAAGGGTGGCTCGGTTCCGGACGTCGGACGCCTGCCCGCCGGTCAGTTCTACGCGGCTGTGGAAGGCGCCGAATTCCGACGCACCGCCACTCCCCTGTGCCTGTCCTACCATCCGAAGAGTCCGCCGACCGAGGAAGAGGTCATCGAGCTGGCGCGACAGCCCTGA
- the rpsQ gene encoding 30S ribosomal protein S17, translating into MSEEKTVTEERNNRKVRIGYVVSDKMEKTIVVELEDRVKHPLYSKIIRRTTKVKAHDEKGDAGVGDRVQLMETRPLSATKHWRLVEVLEKAK; encoded by the coding sequence ATGAGCGAGGAAAAGACTGTGACTGAAGAGCGCAACAACCGTAAGGTCCGGATCGGCTACGTCGTATCCGACAAGATGGAGAAGACGATCGTGGTCGAGCTCGAGGACAGGGTCAAGCACCCCCTCTACAGCAAGATCATCCGTCGCACCACCAAGGTCAAGGCACATGACGAGAAGGGCGACGCCGGCGTAGGCGATCGCGTTCAGCTCATGGAGACCCGCCCGCTGTCTGCCACGAAGCACTGGCGACTGGTCGAGGTTCTCGAAAAGGCCAAGTAG
- the rplE gene encoding 50S ribosomal protein L5, translating into MTTTENIAGEQPRLKARYRAEIKDALNTEFAYENVMQIPGIVKVVVNMGVGDAARDAKLINGAVADLAAITGQKPEIRKARKSIAQFKLREGMPIGARVTLRGDRMWEFLDRLVSIALPRIRDFRGLSGTQFDGNGNYTFGLNEQSMFHEIDVDKIDRPRGMDITVVTTATNNEEGRALLKHLGFPFKEN; encoded by the coding sequence ATGACTACCACCGAAAACATCGCGGGCGAACAGCCCCGCCTCAAGGCGCGCTACCGCGCCGAGATCAAAGACGCCCTGAACACCGAATTTGCATACGAGAACGTCATGCAGATCCCCGGCATCGTCAAGGTCGTCGTCAACATGGGTGTCGGCGACGCCGCCCGTGACGCCAAGCTGATCAACGGTGCAGTTGCCGACCTCGCTGCCATCACCGGCCAGAAGCCGGAGATCCGCAAGGCACGCAAGTCCATCGCACAGTTCAAGCTGCGCGAAGGAATGCCCATCGGCGCACGCGTCACCCTCCGTGGCGACCGCATGTGGGAGTTCCTCGACCGTCTGGTCTCCATTGCCCTTCCCCGAATCAGGGACTTCCGCGGCCTCTCGGGCACGCAGTTCGACGGCAACGGAAACTACACGTTCGGCCTCAACGAGCAGTCGATGTTCCACGAGATCGACGTGGACAAGATCGATCGTCCGCGCGGCATGGACATCACCGTAGTAACCACCGCAACCAACAACGAAGAAGGCCGCGCGCTGCTCAAGCACCTCGGCTTCCCGTTCAAGGAGAACTGA
- the rplN gene encoding 50S ribosomal protein L14 — protein MIQQESRVRVADNTGAKEILCIRVLGGSSRRYAGIGDIIVATVKDAIPGGNIKKGEVVKAVIVRTIKERRRPDGSYIRFDENAAVLIKPDNDPRGTRIFGPVGRELREKKFMKIVSLAPEVL, from the coding sequence GTGATTCAGCAGGAGTCGCGAGTACGCGTCGCTGATAACACGGGCGCGAAGGAAATCCTTTGCATCCGCGTTCTCGGTGGTTCGTCACGTCGCTACGCCGGAATCGGCGACATCATCGTAGCTACGGTGAAGGACGCCATTCCCGGTGGAAACATCAAGAAGGGTGAGGTCGTCAAGGCCGTCATCGTCCGCACCATCAAGGAGCGTCGCCGTCCGGATGGCTCGTACATCCGTTTCGACGAGAACGCTGCGGTGCTGATCAAGCCGGACAACGATCCCCGTGGAACTCGTATCTTCGGCCCGGTCGGCCGTGAGTTGCGTGAGAAGAAGTTCATGAAGATCGTCTCGCTCGCCCCGGAGGTGCTGTAA
- a CDS encoding AIM24 family protein, with amino-acid sequence MKTLARGENCPAPAGPLTVTLTASTSVDVSALLLGPNGRVRSDADLVFYNQPSASGVEYRRTPTGHLLMFDAAAVPAGVDTVAVAASLDGTGPATFAAAGPTAVTVSDASDTALVGFTADALGDESALVCLEFYRRGEQWKIRAVGQGYADGLAGLATAFGISIDEDDPTPDPTASVEQPLRPTQSPASSTDSSAPRGVLAMRSELFAPAHAEVPGSGIQKQGSKMCRIGMNGEVMARAGSMVAYQGNLQFEAKGSGGIGRALKQALSGEGVPLMKVTGQGDLFLANAAQDVHLIDLDGTDGLTINGANVLAFESSLSYDIKRVQGAAAGGNAGFFNCVFSGRGRIAITTDGVPVVLNVDQPTFADPQAAVAWSSSLQTRVKKNDSFGLGTLIGRTTGERFTLEFSGQGFVVVQPSEQPPGGLVGGSGSGEQAGVGGALGGLLGR; translated from the coding sequence GTGAAAACCCTCGCTCGCGGGGAGAACTGCCCCGCTCCGGCCGGTCCTCTGACGGTCACGCTCACGGCATCGACCTCGGTGGACGTCTCCGCGCTGCTGCTGGGTCCGAACGGTCGGGTGCGTTCGGACGCGGACCTGGTGTTCTACAACCAGCCCTCCGCCTCGGGCGTCGAGTATCGCCGCACCCCCACCGGTCACCTGCTGATGTTCGACGCCGCTGCCGTCCCCGCCGGCGTCGACACCGTGGCCGTGGCTGCGTCCCTCGACGGAACGGGACCCGCGACGTTCGCGGCCGCGGGCCCGACTGCGGTGACGGTGTCCGATGCGTCGGACACGGCACTGGTCGGCTTCACTGCCGATGCACTCGGCGACGAGAGCGCGCTGGTGTGTCTGGAGTTCTATCGGCGCGGCGAGCAGTGGAAGATCCGCGCCGTCGGCCAGGGATACGCCGATGGCCTGGCCGGTTTGGCCACGGCGTTCGGCATCAGCATCGACGAGGACGACCCGACGCCCGACCCGACGGCCTCCGTCGAGCAACCTCTCCGTCCCACGCAGTCACCTGCGTCGTCCACCGATTCATCAGCCCCTCGAGGAGTTCTGGCCATGAGAAGTGAACTGTTCGCGCCCGCTCACGCCGAGGTTCCCGGTTCGGGTATCCAGAAGCAGGGCAGCAAGATGTGCCGCATCGGGATGAACGGCGAGGTGATGGCCCGGGCCGGTTCGATGGTGGCGTATCAGGGCAATCTGCAGTTCGAGGCGAAGGGGTCCGGTGGGATCGGCCGGGCTCTGAAACAGGCGCTCTCGGGTGAGGGTGTTCCTCTGATGAAGGTCACCGGTCAGGGCGACCTCTTTCTCGCCAACGCCGCTCAGGACGTTCATCTCATCGACCTGGACGGCACGGACGGGTTGACCATCAACGGTGCCAATGTGCTGGCTTTCGAGAGTTCGCTGAGCTACGACATCAAGCGGGTGCAGGGTGCCGCGGCAGGCGGCAATGCCGGATTCTTCAACTGCGTGTTCTCCGGACGCGGCCGGATCGCCATCACCACGGACGGGGTTCCGGTGGTGCTGAACGTCGACCAGCCGACCTTCGCGGATCCACAGGCTGCGGTCGCGTGGTCGTCGTCCTTGCAGACGAGAGTCAAGAAGAACGATTCGTTCGGACTCGGCACGCTGATCGGTCGGACGACGGGTGAGCGCTTCACCCTCGAGTTCTCGGGTCAGGGATTCGTCGTGGTTCAGCCGTCGGAGCAGCCGCCGGGTGGCCTGGTCGGTGGCAGCGGCAGCGGGGAGCAGGCCGGGGTCGGCGGCGCGCTCGGAGGATTGCTGGGCAGGTAG